The following are encoded in a window of Sminthopsis crassicaudata isolate SCR6 chromosome 3, ASM4859323v1, whole genome shotgun sequence genomic DNA:
- the LOC141565069 gene encoding LOW QUALITY PROTEIN: platelet glycoprotein VI-like (The sequence of the model RefSeq protein was modified relative to this genomic sequence to represent the inferred CDS: deleted 1 base in 1 codon), with protein sequence MRPLLSALLCLGLCLGHRMRAQADELPRPSLRAENGSLGPLGSRMTFRCRGSPGAAEYLLEKDLGRELKVIDSVQSEEVEVKFSISIMTLNDAGTYSCSYRTASRWSERSDPLELVVTERYHPPSLSAWPGSTVAEGQNVSLQCRAENRYDRSALYKDGEQVTQASAQLREWGSLASFLIPAVTSAHGGTYRCYSFQSHAPHEWSSPSDPLELRVTGASKDPPLPHSPGDTQALTSSPPKTNTENPEGQNWLFGLSKKHASILLGVSALLILLFLLLLLLLCCRRHRARISEFLGLGAAGGGPEPQGRLTPTLPTGNGSREVKKTPKSSDPAATPMEESLYAAVEDGRQIEEARPEDTAAPTGEDPQQVTYAQLTLRSLGAGAQDPPPSGPAAPSLYAALR encoded by the exons ATGCGCCCCCTCCTCTCTGCCCTGCTGTGCCTCG GGCTGTGTCTGGGCCACAGGATGAGGGCGCAGGCGG ACGAGCTCCCCAGACCCTCCCTCAGGGCAGAGAATGGCTCACTGGGGCCCCTAGGGAGCAGGATGACCTTCAGGTGCCGGGGGTCACCGGGGGCTGCTGAATACCTTCTGGAGAAAGACCTGGGACGTGAATTAAAAGTTATAGACTCTGTGCAGTCAGAGGAAGTTGAGGTCAAGTTTTCCATCTCAATTATGACACTGAATGATGCAGGGACCTACTCCTGCAGCTACAGAACAGCATCCCGCTGGTCAGAGCGCAGTGACCCCCTGGAGCTGGTGGTCACAG agCGCTACCACCCCCCCTCCCTCTCAGCCTGGCCCGGCTCCACAGTGGCCGAAGGACAGAACGTGAGCCTCCAGTGCCGGGCCGAGAATCGATATGACCGCTCTGCCCTGTACAAGGACGGAGAACAAGTCACCCAGGCCTCGGCCCAGCTCCGAGAATGGGGCTCTCTGGCCAGTTTCCTCATCCCTGCTGTGACCTCTGCCCACGGAGGGACTTACCGATGCTACAGCTTTCAGAGCCACGCCCCCCATGAGTGGTCATCCCCCAGTGACCCCCTGGAGCTCAGGGTCACAG GAGCTTCCAAagatcctcccctcccccacagccCTGGAGACACCCAAGCTCTGACATCCTCCCCACCCA AGACTAACACTGAGAACCCTGAAGGCCAGAACTGGCTGTTCG GTCTCTCCAAGAAACATGCAAGCATCTTGCTGGGCGTCTCAGCGCTGCTcatcctgctcttcctcctcctcctcctcctcctctgctgTCGCCGGCATCGGGCCAGAATCAGTGAGTTCTTGGGGCTGGGGGCAGCC GGCGGAGGGCCTGAGCCCCAGGGAAGGCTGACCCCGACTCTCCCCACAGGCAATGGgagcagagaggtcaagaagaccCCCAAGAG CTCAGACCCGGCTGCGACCCCCATGGAGGAGAGCCTGT ACGCTGCTGTGGAGGATGGCAGACAGATAGAGGAGGCCAGACCGGAGGACACTGCC GCTCCCACCGGGGAAGACCCTCAGCAAGTGACCTACGCGCAGCTGACCCTCCGCAGTCTCGGGGCGGGGGCGCAGGACCCTCCCCCCTCCGGACCCGCTGCGCCCAGCCTCTACGCGGCCCTGCGCTGA